The following proteins come from a genomic window of Alosa sapidissima isolate fAloSap1 chromosome 22, fAloSap1.pri, whole genome shotgun sequence:
- the msrb3 gene encoding methionine-R-sulfoxide reductase B3 isoform X1: protein MHFPTCHYLRSTQTSVYRAYPFQRPLHRLRIARHSSFFSYIIFFQFLLGTCRSKKTWPVTFPKEELRKRLTPEQYHVTQEKGTESAFAGEYAHSKEEGTYTCIVCGTPLFTSDKKFDSGSGWPSFFDLIKKESITLTDDFSYGMHRVETTCSQCGAHLGHLFDDGPRPTGKRYCINSASLGFQPKDAAAAASAGAVAGEAPASSKSEL, encoded by the exons ATGCACTTTCCCACTTGTCATTACCTAAGAAGTACACAAACCAGCGTTTACAGAGCATACCCGTTTCAGCGTCCATTGCACCGGCTCAGAATTGCCAGACACTCTTCCTTCTTCAGTTATATCATATTCTTTCAGTTTTTACTCG GAACATGCCGGAGCAAGAAGACGTGGCCAGTCACCTTCCCCAAGGAGGAGCTGAGGAAGAGGCTGACGCCCGAGCAGTACCATGTCACGCAGGAGAAGGGAACCGAGAG TGCCTTCGCTGGAGAGTACGCCcacagcaaagaggaggggaCCTACACTTGCATCGTCTGTGGCACCCCGCTCTTCAC GTCAGATAAGAAATTTGACTCGGGATCAG GATGGCCATCCTTCTTTGATCTGATTAAGAAGGAGTCCATAACCCTCACAGATGACTTCTCCTACGGCATGCACCGCGTGGAGACCACCTGTAGCCAG TGTGGCGCTCACTTGGGACACCTCTTTGATGATGGGCCGCGGCCGACGGGGAAGCGCTACTGCATAAACTCCGCTTCGCTGGGCTTCCAGCCGAAGGACGCGGCCGCAGCCGCAAGCGCGGGGGCAGTTGCAGGAGAGGCCCCGGCCTCCAGCAAGAGTGAGCTGTGA
- the msrb3 gene encoding methionine-R-sulfoxide reductase B3 isoform X2 has translation MAASLLRCMAPMGPVALRHCRSSCKAAGRLLALPTAALGTCRSKKTWPVTFPKEELRKRLTPEQYHVTQEKGTESAFAGEYAHSKEEGTYTCIVCGTPLFTSDKKFDSGSGWPSFFDLIKKESITLTDDFSYGMHRVETTCSQCGAHLGHLFDDGPRPTGKRYCINSASLGFQPKDAAAAASAGAVAGEAPASSKSEL, from the exons ATGGCAGCCTCTCTCCTCAGATGCATGGCCCCCATGGGCCCCGTTGCCCTCAGGCACTGCCGGAGCTCCTGTAAGGCCGCCGGGCGTCTCCTGGCTCTGCCCACTGCTGCGCTAG GAACATGCCGGAGCAAGAAGACGTGGCCAGTCACCTTCCCCAAGGAGGAGCTGAGGAAGAGGCTGACGCCCGAGCAGTACCATGTCACGCAGGAGAAGGGAACCGAGAG TGCCTTCGCTGGAGAGTACGCCcacagcaaagaggaggggaCCTACACTTGCATCGTCTGTGGCACCCCGCTCTTCAC GTCAGATAAGAAATTTGACTCGGGATCAG GATGGCCATCCTTCTTTGATCTGATTAAGAAGGAGTCCATAACCCTCACAGATGACTTCTCCTACGGCATGCACCGCGTGGAGACCACCTGTAGCCAG TGTGGCGCTCACTTGGGACACCTCTTTGATGATGGGCCGCGGCCGACGGGGAAGCGCTACTGCATAAACTCCGCTTCGCTGGGCTTCCAGCCGAAGGACGCGGCCGCAGCCGCAAGCGCGGGGGCAGTTGCAGGAGAGGCCCCGGCCTCCAGCAAGAGTGAGCTGTGA
- the msrb3 gene encoding methionine-R-sulfoxide reductase B3 isoform X3, translated as MSGFNLLHLVTKSQPVALKACGLPSGTCRSKKTWPVTFPKEELRKRLTPEQYHVTQEKGTESAFAGEYAHSKEEGTYTCIVCGTPLFTSDKKFDSGSGWPSFFDLIKKESITLTDDFSYGMHRVETTCSQCGAHLGHLFDDGPRPTGKRYCINSASLGFQPKDAAAAASAGAVAGEAPASSKSEL; from the exons atgTCAGGATTCAATCTGCTGCACCTGGTGACCAAGAGCCAGCCTGTGGCTCTCAAAGCCTGCGGGCTACCCTCAG GAACATGCCGGAGCAAGAAGACGTGGCCAGTCACCTTCCCCAAGGAGGAGCTGAGGAAGAGGCTGACGCCCGAGCAGTACCATGTCACGCAGGAGAAGGGAACCGAGAG TGCCTTCGCTGGAGAGTACGCCcacagcaaagaggaggggaCCTACACTTGCATCGTCTGTGGCACCCCGCTCTTCAC GTCAGATAAGAAATTTGACTCGGGATCAG GATGGCCATCCTTCTTTGATCTGATTAAGAAGGAGTCCATAACCCTCACAGATGACTTCTCCTACGGCATGCACCGCGTGGAGACCACCTGTAGCCAG TGTGGCGCTCACTTGGGACACCTCTTTGATGATGGGCCGCGGCCGACGGGGAAGCGCTACTGCATAAACTCCGCTTCGCTGGGCTTCCAGCCGAAGGACGCGGCCGCAGCCGCAAGCGCGGGGGCAGTTGCAGGAGAGGCCCCGGCCTCCAGCAAGAGTGAGCTGTGA